In a genomic window of Telopea speciosissima isolate NSW1024214 ecotype Mountain lineage chromosome 5, Tspe_v1, whole genome shotgun sequence:
- the LOC122663431 gene encoding transcription factor HHO5-like — MGSNSPELNLDFNLAYIPETISSFLLELSTIGDVSERLSKLNEYVKRLEEEMRKIDAFKRELPLCMLLVNDAIKALKGQTMQCTASDVRPVMEEFIPLKKISKEDGEVKKEMDCRDKKNWMSSVQLWNTNGCSNDDLNCDQKQKSVADVKDGPEEDDKCASATENPFQLCKYNNGGGGGGAFMPFKGYSGFPAQPPNEEKEEALAIAGLSLLSPVLKTPSTEASSGLNSKRAVASSSINGQSNLQKTMTITSQQQQEQASRKQRRCWSPELHRRFVNALQQLGGSQAATPKQIRELMKVDGLTNDEVKSHLQKYRLHTRRAPATTSQGNQTVVVLGELWMPQDQYGVTSKPSTSQSGSPQGPLQLSGTAGGISTTGGESMEDDEDGKSESYSWKGHLQKSGEDDV, encoded by the exons ATGGGTTCGAATTCGCCGGAACTGAACTTAGATTTCAATCTGGCGTACATCCCAGAGACTATCAGCAGTTTTCTTCTAGAGCTGTCGACGATCGGAGACGTTTCTGAGAGGCTATCGAAACTCAACGAGTATGTGAAgaggttagaagaagaaatgaggaaGATCGATGCCTTTAAAAGGGAGCTTCCTCTCTGCATGCTTCTGGTAAACGATG CCATTAAAGCATTGAAGGGGCAAACAATGCAGTGTACGGCATCAGATGTTCGACCTGTAATGGAAGAATTCATTCCATTAAAGAAAATTTCTAAGGAAGATGGAGAGGTGAAGAAGGAAATGGATTGCAGAGATAAGAAAAACTGGATGAGCTCTGTTCAGCTCTGGAATACTAATGGTTGTTCAAATGATGATCTCAACTGCGACCAGAAACAAAAATCTGTTGCAGATGTAAAAGAT ggacCCGAAGAAGACGATAAGTGTGCCAGTGCCACTGAGAACCCATTTCAGTTATGCAAATACAacaatggaggaggaggaggaggggcgTTCATGCCTTTTAAGGGCTATTCTGGTTTTCCGGCACAGCCCCCAaatgaagagaaagaggaggctTTAGCTATCGCTGGGCTTTCTCTTTTGTCTCCTGTACTTAAGACTCCCTCTACTGAAGCAAGCTCCGGTCTGAATTCGAAGAGAGCTGTTGCTTCATCTTCTATTAATGGTCAATCAAATTTACAGAAGACGATGACGATTACTTCGCAACAGCAGCAAGAGCAGGCTTCGAGAAAGCAAAGGAGATGCTGGTCCCCGGAGTTACACAGGCGTTTCGTTAATGCCCTGCAACAGCTTGGGGGCTCACAAG CTGCCACACCCAAGCAAATAAGAGAGCTGATGAAGGTAGATGGTCTCACCAATGACGAAGTGAAGAGTCATTTGCAG AAATACAGACTTCACACCCGTAGAGCTCCAGCCACTACATCCCAAGGGAATCAAACAGTGGTTGTATTAGGTGAACTATGGATGCCCCAAGATCAGTATGGGGTCACCTCAAAGCCCAGTACATCTCAGTCTGGGTCTCCACAGGGTCCCCTTCAGTTGTCTGGTACTGCTGGAGGTATCTCCACCACAGGTGGTGAAAGCatggaagatgatgaagatggcaAATCAGAAAGTTATAGTTGGAAAGGTCATCTTCAGAAATCCGGTGAAGACGATGTATAG
- the LOC122661174 gene encoding LOB domain-containing protein 36-like, with translation MASSSNSPCAACKFLRRKCTQECVFAPYFPPDQPTKFANVHKVFGASNVAKLLNELNPTQREDAVNSLAYEAEARLRDPVYGCVGLISVLQHRLKQVQNDLTNAKKELANYIGPSAMLPLSHQHPHHQLLHPHPHHNPSSNTGPYGMSPVGLGMPAAQAQLLMREQQQQMLEAQHLAAVVAAREQQEMMRSYAQQQQQEELVRFNGGFDGSTGTAIGGVSGGFNQMTAALPSSLALASFDNPFQVQQPQHEHPQQRAGSDEIKSSVDPSS, from the coding sequence ATGGCGTCGTCGTCGAATTCTCCGTGTGCAGCTTGCAAGTTCCTACGGCGGAAATGCACACAAGAATGCGTGTTCGCACCCTATTTTCCCCCAGATCAGCCGACAAAGTTTGCGAATGTGCATAAGGTTTTCGGCGCAAGTAATGTTGCCAAGCTGCTTAACGAGCTCAACCCAACACAAAGAGAGGATGCCGTGAACTCTTTAGCGTACGAGGCAGAAGCGAGGCTTCGCGATCCAGTTTATGGATGTGTGGGTCTTATCTCAGTTCTTCAACATAGGCTGAAACAAGTCCAGAACGATCTCACCAACGCAAAGAAGGAACTAGCAAACTATATTGGTCCATCTGCAATGCTTCCTTTGAGTCATCAACACCCACACCACCAGCTCCtgcacccacacccacaccacAACCCTTCTTCCAACACGGGACCCTACGGAATGTCCCCGGTGGGGTTGGGTATGCCAGCAGCACAGGCCCAGTTGTTAATGAGAGAGCAGCAACAACAGATGCTGGAAGCACAACATCTAGCCGCAGTTGTAGCTGCTAGAGAGCAACAAGAGATGATGAGAAGCTACGcccagcaacaacaacaggaggaGCTTGTCAGGTTTAATGGCGGCTTTGATGGGTCTACCGGGACTGCCATTGGGGGAGTTAGTGGTGGTTTTAATCAAATGACCGCAGCGTTACCTTCTTCCTTAGCTTTGGCTTCATTCGACAACCCGTTTCAGGTCCAGCAACCTCAACATGAACACCCGCAGCAGAGAGCAGGAAGCGATGAGATTAAGAGCAGCGTTGATCCGTCTTCTTAA